DNA from Lactobacillus johnsonii:
TTAGTGAATGGGTTAGCTTTGATTGCGGCCATAACGCTTGCCGTGATTTGAGCGTTATCATTATCGGTTTTATTTGTTGAAATACTTGGTAAGTCAAATAAAGCTCGGTAAAAATTAATATAATCTAATTGAGAATTGATATAAGAATTTGTAACAGAACCGGGTGAAAAGGGAGCCGTGAGATGAGGAGTGCTGGCATAAAGATTATCTGCATTGAAATTTTCTTTAGGTAAATTTTTATATTGATTTTGAATTTGATGAACTTCTTGAATTTCATCTTTAGTAAAGGTTGCAGCCTGTGCGTTAGTAACTATAACGGTAGAAGTAGTTGTACTTAACACAATAGTTGCTAAAAAAGTGGCTGCTTTTTTAGTAAAAGTCATAATTACTCCTTTTAGCGAATCATATAGTAGCATGATAGTAATATATATAACGTAATTATAAAAAAATTGCATTCTTTTTAGACTTTTTTTCGAAATTGATGCATTATAGCGTCACGATTGTTTATAATAAGGTTTCGAGGACAAAAAGGAGATAAAAATATGACTGACAAAATTAAGGTAGGTTTGATCTTCGGTGGAAATTCTTCAGAATATGAAGTTTCTATCATGTCTGCCCACAACATTTATGAAGAAATTGATACTAATAAATTTGATGTTTATCCAATGTGGATTACTAACGATGGATACTTAGCTGATGATGCAGATTCTCGCAAAGTATTAGATAATCCTAAAATGGAAGTAGCTAATCCTCATAAAGTAGCTAATATTTCTAACATTATTGAATTAAAAGATCGTCCTGAAATTGACGTATTTTTCCCAATTGTACACGGAAACTTAGGTGAAGATGGTTGTTTACAAGGACTATTTAGAGTTTTAGATAAGCCATTTGTTGGAGACGATGTTTTAGCAGCAGCTGTAACGATGGATAAGGAAATGACTAAGATCCTCGCTCAACGTGCTGGTGTTCCTGTAGCAAAATGGATTGCAGTTAAGCGTTTTGAATATAACGATCCAGATAACGAGAAGTTAGACTATGAATACGTAGCTAGCCAATTGGGATCAGATTTATTTGTTAAGCCTTCAAACCAAGGATCTTCAGTTGGTGTAAGTCATGTTACTAACGAAAAAGAATATAAGATTGCTTTAGCTGAAGCCTTTAAATACGATGATAAGGTTTTAGTTGAAGAAACTGTTCATGGTACTGAAGTAGAAACTGCTGTTTTAGGCAATGATAAACCAATCGTTGCTGGTGTTGGTCAAATTATTAACGCAAAAGATTCATTCTATACCTATGAAAATAAGTATGATGATGACTCAACATCAACTTTAGAAATTCCTGCTAAGCTTCCTGAGGGAATTGTTGAAACAGTTAGAAAGAATGCCTTAAAGGTGTTCCAAGCAACTGAATGTAGCGGCTTGGCTCGTATCGATTCGATGCTTCGTAGTGAAGATAATGAAGTTGTTCTAACAGAAGTAAATGCTCTTCCTGGTTTCACTAATATTAGTATGTATCCTAAGTTATTTGAAGAAATTGGAATTCCATACACTGACTTAATTACTAAATTAATTGATTACGCAATGGAACGCTACGATCATAAGAAGACTTTGTTACATAAACATGATTAAACTTAGTTTAAGTAAAGGGAGAATTTAGGATGGCAAGCGACCATAATTTTGAAGAACTTGAGGCCCCAGCAAAAACGGCAGAAGAACTTCATATTAGCGTAGCAACATTAAGAAAGTATTCTTTAATCGTGGAAAAGGTTACTGGAAATAAAGATTACTATGAAAGAACCAAGCAAAAGTCTCGCTTGTACTCGGCAAAGGATATTGAAGATTTAAAAGCTTTTAGAACATTGTCTAAAAATGCGGATTTAACCTTGCAAGAAGCAGCTAGACAAATCTTTGCAGTAAGCGATAAGAAAACTGAAGAAGTTAAAAAAGCAGCAAAAATGCAAAAATCAGTTGCTACTAATACTGCCACTGTTGATGCTGATCAAGTAGTAAAACTTTTAACAATGCTACAAAATACTATTGCAAGTCAGAATAAAGCAATTGAAGATTTGCAGAAGCAGGTAGCGCGTGTTGAAGCTCAAAATAGAAAATTAATTGATCGTTCACACCAATTAGCTGAGCCGGAATCAGAAGATTCTAAAGAAAAAGCTAATAATAAAGATCAGGAAGCTGCCAAAGAGATTACTGAAGAACAAAAAAGTGAGCAAGAGGCTCATGAAGAAATTTTAAAAAAAGCTAGAGAGAACGAAGAAAAGCGTCGTAAGCAACAGGTAGAAGAAAATATTCATCGTACCCTAGCTCAAATGCAAATTCGTCCTAAGAAAAAACACCATTGGTGGGATCGCTTTTTCAAGTAAAATAGGATGCCGAAATGCGGCATCCTATTTTTTTATTCATCATCAGATTCAATAATTAATGATTCAGCTAGTAATACGTCGTTATACAGACTTAAGATATACGTTCTATATTTACTCTCTTTTTGTCCAATCATTTCTAAATATTCACGCTCAATAGCAAATGCTCTAAAAAATGCTAAACGCTGTAAATACTGTTCTGATTTAGTTAGATTAGGCTGATCAATTGTTTTTAGCAACACACGCATGTATTCTCGTGTTTTAACAACTCTTTTTTGATTGAGTAAAGTATAGATAACATGGCGCTTAACTCTTTTAGGTAGGTACATTTTATGGACTGAAATTAGAGCTCGTTTAACCATTTCATTACGGATCTTCTCCATAACAATGTGTGCTTCTTCATCACTAACTTCATGGGGAAGAATAAATTGAAATACAATCGTGGGTACAAGCATGCTCAAAATAATTAAAACTGCTTCAGACATAATAACTAGATTGTAGTTTTTAGTTCCTAAAAAGTTAGCACTAATTGTTAAGGCTAGAGCAAGAGTAACAGCACCATGAATACCTCCAAGTGAAAATACAGTACTTTCTCGTCGATCATAGCGAATAACTAAACGTCCATAGACATAACGAACAAGTAAATTTGCGAGATAAACAATGAAGCCAACAAGAATCCACTTGGCTAAGTCACCATTAAATAATTTATTTCGGGATATTCTGACCATCATTAGTCCCAAAATGATAAAAACCATACTGTTGAAAATATCTGAAATAAGATTTTGCAAGTCTCGTCCCATATGGATTTGTCTTGAATTAAGAAGTAAACTTTGCTGAGATTCTGCATTATGTAATAAGCCAGCAACCACAACGGCAATAATTCCCGAAACATGTAAATCTTCTGCTAACGCATAAAGTGCTAGCGGGGTAAGGATATAAATTAAATTCTGTGCATTTAAAGAATTAAATCGTGATCTGATGAGACTTTGACGAAAAATAATGATTATCCAAGCGACTGCAAAACCTAATACTGCTCCACCTAATGAAGAAACAAAGAAGTCATGAATGGTTTGCCCATAATTGATGTAACCATTGGCAAACCATAGCAAGCTCATATTCAGTAAAATGATTCCCGAAGCATCATTAAAAAGTGACTCAGCTTTTAGGGAGGAAGTTACCCGTCTAGGCATTCGTAAACCATTAGTTACGGCTTCACTTGCCGTTGCGTCCGTTGGAGTACTGATACTACCAATGATAAAGGCTAGTGGAAGACTAATGCTAGTGAATAAATAAATACTGAATCCACTGATTATTAAGGCCAGAAGAACCATAATTACAGTTAATCCGATGATTTCCTTAATTCTTCTACCAATATTATGAATTCTAGTTTTTTGACCTTCAAAAAATAAAAGTGGAGCTACGATCAATTCCATAAAAATTTCTGAATCAAAGCTAGCAACTTGGCTATTTAATAAGGGAATAAGACCAATAATTATCCCAATGATCATGCTCACATAGTTAACAGATACCTTATCAATTGCTTGGGCAATGATAATACTAATTGCTGCAGCAATTGCTAGGGTAAAAGTTGAAATCATAAGTTCCATTAAATCTACCTCAGATAAATTACTATTTTTTAATAATTAGTAAAAACTTTTAATGCTACTATAGTAGCATACTAACTATTGAATTATTTAGGGAAGGCAAAAAAGTGAAGAAGAATGCGAAAATTTGGCTTAGTTTAGCAGTCTTATTTGTGGGAATATTTTTTACTCTAATTACCTATTTTTCAACTGCTTTTGCAAGTAAGCCAATTGCGGTCATTACTGATAGGCAAATAACAGATACATTAGTCGATAAGACAAAAGACAACTATGAAAACAAAGACGAGGTACGGCAACAAAATCTACATTTAAAAATTTTGTCTGGAAAATATAAGGGAAAGACATTTTTAGTTACTAATACTTATTCGCCGTCTCAAGCTGTTTCACAAAAGTATCGACCTCATCAACGTGTAATTGTTTCATTTATTAAAGGCAAACCTAAATTAGTTGAACCAAAACGTGACTGGGTTGTTGTTTTAAGCATGTTTTTGACGATTAGTGTAATTGTTTTAATTACAGGAAAACAGGCTAGTTTACTTTTAATTTCAATGATCTTAAATAGTATAATTTTTTATTTTGTAATTAAAAGTGATGTAAAGGAAAATGGAACAAGAATTTTCTTAATTTATAGTATTGCAGCAATTCTGTTTACTTTTATTTCTCTGGTAATAGTACAAGGCTTTAATCAAAAAATGCTGGTGACTTTAACTGCTACTTTGTTAGGAGTGTTTGTCTCTTTTGGCATCTTTTATTTAGTTATGAGAGTAACTCATGAGCGTGGAATTGACTATGAAGCAGTAGATTATGCTACTCAAGATCCTCGAGCTTTATTTTTATCTCAGACAATTCTAGGAGTTCTAGGAGCAGTAATGGATGAAGCTACTGATATTGTTTCTAGTCTTTATGCATTAGCAAAACATAAGTCAGAGCTAACATTTAAAGAGCTATTTATTAGCGGACGAACTCTAGGTCAAGAGATTATGGGGCCATTAATAAATGTACTAGTTTTAATTTTTATGGCCGAGGCCTTACCTATGACAATTTTGTATTTGAGAGATAATAATACTTTAGTCTATACCTTTAAATATACCCTTTCCTTAGGAGTCATCCAGAGTTTAAGCTCGGCAATCGGAATTGTACTGACAGTGATTTTTGCTACTCTATCTAGTGCTGTCTTTTTAAAAAACAAAAAAGCAGAGGTGGTAGAAAAATGACAACTTTAACTGCTCTTTTATTAATTCTTCTAGTATTAATGATTATAGTTGGAGGAAAAACTGGCTTTAAGAGTTATCTAAGTGTCGTTATCAATGCCTGTTTACTGATTTTAGTTGCACTACTTATTTCCTGGGGAGTAAATATAGTATTGGTTGGAGCAATATTTATTCCTTTAAAGTTATTAACGATTATTTATTTAGGAACACATGATTATACTGTGGCTAAAAATGCCTTTTTAACTGCTCTGTGCGTGAGTTTAATTGTGATGTTGATAATTATCTTGTTTGAAAATTTAGCGCAAACTCAAGGCTTTGGAGACCAGGCAGGGGAAGAATTAATTGGTTTATCATTAAATGTAGGAATTAGTTTTTCTCAAATTGCAATTTTAGTTGCAATCTTTTCAATGCTAGGAGCAATTGCGGAAGCTAGTGTTGCAATGAGTGCGGGCTTGCTTGAGTTAAAGCGACATGATCCTAGCATTACACAAAAGCAATTAATTAGAAGCGGGAATGAAGTTGGAGCGGATGTACTAGGAACGGCCATGAATACCATTTTATTTGGTTTATTTGGCAGTTTTTTACCAATATTTATTTGGTATATAAGACTAAATTATTCCTTATTTGAAATTTTAAATGATAAACTTTTTGTGGATGAGTTTTTAATTATTGTATATTCGTTTATTGGTGTGCTTTTAACGGTACCATTAACTACAATATTCTTAGCACATACTTTAACAAATAAAGAAAATAAAAAGTAGAGATAAATAGAGGCATTGTAAGATGAAAATAGAGAATTTAACGTTAACAAATTTTAATGGTCGTGAATTTAACGTTACTTATTATAGTTTGCAAGATAATCCGCAACTTCTCCTAAAGAAAAGACCACTAATGTTAGTCTTTCCAGGTGGTAGTTTTGATCATTTATCATTAAGAGAGGGAGAACCAGTTGCACTAGCTTATGCAGCTCATGGATTTGATGCAGCAATAGTGTCATATAATTTAACTACCGATCCTGGCAGAATTTATCCTGACGCGGCTTTATCTGGTTTAACTGCTGTTGCATACTTTAGAAAAAACAGTGAGAAGTTAGGGCTTGCTAAAGATAGAATTATGACAATTGGTTTCTCAGCCGGCGGCCATGTTGTTAGTTCGATGAATGTAATGGCAGAAAGTCAAAAATGGCAGTCTGAATATCATTTTGAGCATGATAAAGTATCACCAAATGCGACTATTTTAGGTTATCCGTTAATTAATATTAAAGACATTGGTTTTCCTTTACCTTCTTATGCTAAGGAAAAAATGCCAAGTGCAAAAGATTTACTCGATACAGCGGTCGGAGTTACTCCCCAAACCCCACCTACTTTTATTTTTCAGGCAGTAGATGATCCGGTTGTCTTAATTGATAATACGATTGAATATATTACTGCATTAAGAAAAAATAGAGTTCGCTTTGAGGCCCATTTGTTTAATAAGGGTGGACATGGTTTTTCTCTTGCTACTCCTGAGTTAGCTACTAAAGAACGTAAAGCTGACGCGCATCTTGCTCATTGGTTTGAATTGAGCCTTGAATGGTTGAAAGATAGAAAAATTTACGTTTGGTTTCACGTGAAACAAAAACATATATAGAAAAAGTCCGAAAAGATGAAATGACTATACATTTTCTTTTCGGACTTTTTAATTTTATTCTTTTGCCATAAAGAATAGAACTTCTTTTCCAGAGGCTAAATTATCGGAAGTTGCCAAAATTCTAAGTTTAATTGATTTAGCAACTACATCTCTTAAGCCAATTACCTTGTTTTTAGCATCATTTGGCCAATTAATTTCTTTACTAAAGTCGCTGAAGTTTTCTCCGTCTTTGGAAATAGCAACTTGAACACGTAAAACATGACCGATGCGATCACGTGAACGAGGAACATAAACCATGCGGCTGAGTTTATAAATATGGTTGAAATTAAAAGTTAAGTCTAAAGGACTATCTTTAGTGATTTGATCTTTAGAAAGCCACTCACTAGCTAATTTAAGATCAGTTAGATTTTCGACTGGTAAATCCTCTTCGCTTTCTCCCGTACTAGAAACTGTAACATTTGAAATGGCATAATCCATCTGATCACGCTTTGTATGGGTGCCAAAGTATTCTGACCAATCAGATACTTTATTACCGAACTTATTTCTAATTCTGAAGCGGTAGCGTGTATTAGGTTCAAGCTCATGGAAAGTAAAAGTATTACCGTCAATATTAGTATGAACAATTCCGTTAACTTCGATATCGGCCATTATATTTTTATCTGCTAAATTAGTTGGATTAGTCCAGGTAATAGTAATGCTCTTTGAAGTTAAGCGATCAGTTAAAATTGCTGCACTTCTTGGAGAAGCCATTGCTGAATCGATAATCGCATGTTGTTCTACTTCACTACCGTAGCTAAAGTTTTCAATCATTAGCTCGAACTTATTATCATGAATATCAACAGCAGGCATCTTCACTCTAAGAGCTGGTTGCAGTTGACCAGTAAAGTAACCAAATTCTTTGCATGGCATATAGTCTTGTTGGTAGAAGATACCTTCTTCAGCTTTGTTAAAGCTATCAAGATCGTTATATTCAGTTAGTGGAACAAATTGATCGTTTAGTTTAAGAGAAACTTTACCAGGATAACGATCAGACATAATAGTTAAATTAGTAATTTGTTTCTCTTCAAGACCAGTGTAGCTGCCTTCAGTTGGGTAGACAGTAATATGAAGGTTTGATCCGCTAACAGAGCTAGTGATTTGTGTGGTAGCTGCATGACCCTTTTCATAATCATTAGTTTGATTGTCATCTTCATATAAAATAGCTGAGCTTTTACTTTGTGGGTAAACAAGGGCACTTCTTAATGACTCTTGTAAAATTGCACCGCCGCGTACATATACAGGAAGATGCCAGAGTGGGTAATGCAACTTATCGTAAATTCGACCACCAATTAGTTTTTTACCAGTGAAGAGGTCAATCCACATTGTTCGATGATTAGGTAAGTAGAGGTTATCCTTTAGGGAAGCGCCACTTGGATCTTCTCGCCCGTTAGTGATTGGAGCGATTAGTAGGTTATTTCCTAGCATAAATTCATGTTTAACTTGGTTAGTATAGTTAACTCGTTCATGAGGGAAAGCTAAGAAGAGCGGTCTAACAATTGGCATTCCATCTTGAGCCGCGCGCGTAAGAGTATAGAGATATGGAGTGATTTTTTCTCTAAGTTTAAGATAGGCGCGAGTAATTCTAGTCATTTTTGAATTAAATGCAAATGGTGTTTTTTGGATATTACCATAATTATCAATTGAATAAAGAAGTGGAGTAAAGACTTTCCATTGTAAGTCACGGATATTTACTTGTGCATTACCGCCGCCTTCTTTTCCATCAATAGCACTTCCTACATTTGGCTGCCCAGAAAGAGACATACTTAAAAAGCTAGCAATTTCAGTAGCAATTTGTTCCCATTCACCACCAACACCTTCATTTGCAGTAGTAGCCAAAGTTTGAATAGCACTCCAGCCATTACTTGCCATTGCCCAAGGACGATTGGTTTGATTTTTATCAATTAGAGGTTCACTAGCGATAGCAAAGTCCTGCATTATTTTTTCATTAGGAAAATTAGCAGGATCAGTCTTGAACTTTAAAAAATTAGCTGGTGCATCAGTAGGCAGGGATCCATAGAATCCTATTTTTACATTTTGATCTTTTGCAAAATCAACTAAATTATTCATTTCATCTTCGTTTAAGTCTTGTTTGCTTTCATAGTTAGGAACAAACCAACTAAGTGGAAGATGATATGAATTGTACCTTTCAATCATTGCCCGAGCAGAAAATTGGTACTGTTCTTCTCCATTAAGAGAGGACTTGGCCACAATATCATCATTGCTATGCGCAATTTTATAAGTATTGCCGTCTTCAAATTTAATTGCACTATTTTCTTGAGGTTTAGCTGCTGTCCAACAAGTATCAAGGTAGTTACCAAGATAACCCAGACCGAGTGCATATTTTGGCAAGAAAAGAGGAGACCCCGTAATTTTATAGTACTGACGCAATATTCCCGCTGGAGAATCTCCTAAAAGATAGAAATTATCAAAAATAGGAGTTTGATGGGTAATAACTGCTGTAGTCCCGTCATCACTCTTAAAGTTGTAGATGCCATCTTTCCATGTGTTTCTCAACTCTGCAAAACCAGCATTTGACCAGAAAAATCCTTCTGGACAAGCAACAGCACCGGGACCAGTTAAATTAGTATTTTTAATCTCGATAATTTTTCCTTTGTGGCTGAAGCTTCCATTTTGCATCCCGCCACCGTAGTAGAATTCGTTTTTGTTCTGACGTAAGAATTCGCTAGAATGATCGCTCCCCAGTTCAATTGGACTACTTTGCATCATGCGGTAGCGATGTAGTTGATCATCGAAAATACTGAAGATAGCTGGATTCTTTTGCAAGCGAAGTGAAAATTGACCGCTTTTAATGGTGAAAGTCTCATCGGTTACTAAAAGCTGAGAATCTTCAAATGGACGCAAACTAAAGTTACTTGCTGCGATGGTTAATGATGGAGTTAAAGGCTTAAATTCTGCTGCTGGATCAACGATTAAACGAAAGATACCTTTAGCAATAATGTATAGACGCGCTCTTGTTCCATCTGCAAATTGCAAATCATAGTAGCGAGTACCCTTAGCCACGTGGACTAAACGACTTAAATGTTGAGGTTGTTGTTTGTTAGTAATTTCAGACATAATTAGTTTTCTTCTTTAAATTAAATTTTTCATTTACGTATAGTTCATATTATAACGAAAAAATGTGTTTCGTGTTTTTTTAGATTTGACATAAAGCGCTTTCTGGAATATTCTGTAGAAGGTGGTACTAACCAGTTGAAGATTGGATGGGGTTAGAAGATGAAAAAACCACTTTATCAGCAAGTTATTTCAGATCTCGAAAAGAAAATTAAGACTGAAATGAAGCCAAATGATCGATTACCGAGTGAACGACAACTTTTGAAAGAGTATGGTGTTAGTCGAAATACGATTCGATTGGCATTAAATGATTTAGAAGAGCGCGGCATTATTTATCGATTGCATGGGAAAGGTACATTTGTTTCGACAATTTATCTAGATCAAACCAACTTGGGAAGTATGTATTCTTTTAGTGAGCAAATGTCTGAAGCAGGTCACAAGCCAACAACACAAAACCGCACATTAGAACTTGTGACACCTGAAGAAGATGTTGCAAATCAGCTTAATTTAAAAACTGGTGAGAAGGCATACAAATTAGTTAGGTTACGTCTAGCTGATGGAGTACCACTAATGTATGGAGAAACTTATTTACCTGAAAAAATTTTCCCCGATCTAAAAATGTCTGACCTAGAGGAGAACTTATATACAGTGATGAAGCAAAAATATAATGAACAAAGTATTCTTGCTTTTGAAGATGTACAAGCAGTTAACCTGGACGAAAAAGACAGCAAAATCTTGGGTGTTAAGCCTGGGGATGCAAGTTTGAAGATTTTTAGACGGGCAATCAATGATAAAAATGTACCGATCGAGTTCACTATTTCTCTTGCTAGAGGAGATAGATTCATATATCGATCACGTCAATACAATCATTTAGTTTAATTATTGAAAGGAATAGGCTCATGTTTACTAAAACCGATGCAGAACTAAAAAAGATGGGTGCAGATATTACTACTAGAGAAATTCAACAACAGCCTTCTTTATGGAAAGAAACTTTTAAGATATATAAAGAAAAGAAAACAGAAATCGATGATTTTTTAGCTAAAATTACTAAAAAATTCGATAAGGTAAAAGTGATTTTTACTGGTGCAGGAACTAGCGCTTATGTAGGCAATACAGTAATGCCTTATTTGAGAAAGCATGGAGACCGTACTAAATATGACTTTGAAGCAATTGATACAACTAAAATTGTTTCAACACCGGAAGATTATCTTGAAGCAGATACACCAACAATTTTGGTTTCTTTTGCTCGTAGCGGTAATTCTCCTGAGTCAGTTGCAACTGTTGAACTTGCTAAGCAATTAGTTACTAATTTATATCAAATTGCTATTACCTGTGCTCCAGAAGGACATTTGGCTCAAGACTTAAAAGATGATCCAAATGGCTTAGTTCTTTTAATGCCTGCTAAATCATTAGACCAAGGTTTTGCGATGACTGGTTCGTTTTCATGTATGAGTTTAGCTACTTTATTAGTTTTTGATACTAGAAGTGATGCTGAAAAAGAAGCAATTGTTAATGAAATTGCTGAAATGGGCCAAAGTGTAATTGACCGTGAAGATGAAATTCAAAAGCTAGTTGATATTGATTTTGATCGAATTACTTATATTGGTAGTGGTGCTTTAGGTGGATTAGCTGAAGAAGCACGACTTAAAATTTTGGAATTAACAGCTGGAAAAGTAGCAGCCTTATTTGATACTTCGATGGGATTGAGACATGGTCCTAAGTCGTTTTTAGATAAGAAGACGATTGTTTTTGATTTTGTTTCTAACAACACTTATACCAGAAAATATGATTTGGATATTTTAGATGAGATTAAGGCCGATCAAATTGTTCCTTTAGTAATGGGAGTAGGTCAGCTTAAAAAGGGTCAAGATTTTGATGGGAAATTCTTTGCCTTTGCTGGAAAAGAAGTGCCTGATGCATATTTAGCCTTACCTGATATTATGTTTGGACAAACAATTGCATTGCTTACTTCAATCAAAGTAGGAAATACCCCAGATACTCCATCCCCAACAGGCACTGTTAACCGTGTGGTTAAGGGAGTAACAATTCACAAATTCATCAAATAAAATTCAAATTTTGAAAACAGTTTCAGACTAAAATATAAATTAATTTAAGGAGTTAACTATTATGTCATATTACATCCATGCAGGAAAATTCTTTTTAGAAAATAGAACTGAAAAGGGCGGTTATCTTGAAGTTCAAGATGATGGCAACTTTGGTTTATATTATCGAGAAGATGAAAAGCCGAGCCATGGCTTAATTAAAGAATATGGCGATCAATGGATTGCCCCTGGTTATGTAGATACACATATTCATGGTTTGCTTGATGAAGATACGATGAAGAGTGACTGGGAGGGCATTGA
Protein-coding regions in this window:
- a CDS encoding cation:proton antiporter; protein product: MELMISTFTLAIAAAISIIIAQAIDKVSVNYVSMIIGIIIGLIPLLNSQVASFDSEIFMELIVAPLLFFEGQKTRIHNIGRRIKEIIGLTVIMVLLALIISGFSIYLFTSISLPLAFIIGSISTPTDATASEAVTNGLRMPRRVTSSLKAESLFNDASGIILLNMSLLWFANGYINYGQTIHDFFVSSLGGAVLGFAVAWIIIIFRQSLIRSRFNSLNAQNLIYILTPLALYALAEDLHVSGIIAVVVAGLLHNAESQQSLLLNSRQIHMGRDLQNLISDIFNSMVFIILGLMMVRISRNKLFNGDLAKWILVGFIVYLANLLVRYVYGRLVIRYDRRESTVFSLGGIHGAVTLALALTISANFLGTKNYNLVIMSEAVLIILSMLVPTIVFQFILPHEVSDEEAHIVMEKIRNEMVKRALISVHKMYLPKRVKRHVIYTLLNQKRVVKTREYMRVLLKTIDQPNLTKSEQYLQRLAFFRAFAIEREYLEMIGQKESKYRTYILSLYNDVLLAESLIIESDDE
- a CDS encoding DUF5110 domain-containing protein, whose protein sequence is MSEITNKQQPQHLSRLVHVAKGTRYYDLQFADGTRARLYIIAKGIFRLIVDPAAEFKPLTPSLTIAASNFSLRPFEDSQLLVTDETFTIKSGQFSLRLQKNPAIFSIFDDQLHRYRMMQSSPIELGSDHSSEFLRQNKNEFYYGGGMQNGSFSHKGKIIEIKNTNLTGPGAVACPEGFFWSNAGFAELRNTWKDGIYNFKSDDGTTAVITHQTPIFDNFYLLGDSPAGILRQYYKITGSPLFLPKYALGLGYLGNYLDTCWTAAKPQENSAIKFEDGNTYKIAHSNDDIVAKSSLNGEEQYQFSARAMIERYNSYHLPLSWFVPNYESKQDLNEDEMNNLVDFAKDQNVKIGFYGSLPTDAPANFLKFKTDPANFPNEKIMQDFAIASEPLIDKNQTNRPWAMASNGWSAIQTLATTANEGVGGEWEQIATEIASFLSMSLSGQPNVGSAIDGKEGGGNAQVNIRDLQWKVFTPLLYSIDNYGNIQKTPFAFNSKMTRITRAYLKLREKITPYLYTLTRAAQDGMPIVRPLFLAFPHERVNYTNQVKHEFMLGNNLLIAPITNGREDPSGASLKDNLYLPNHRTMWIDLFTGKKLIGGRIYDKLHYPLWHLPVYVRGGAILQESLRSALVYPQSKSSAILYEDDNQTNDYEKGHAATTQITSSVSGSNLHITVYPTEGSYTGLEEKQITNLTIMSDRYPGKVSLKLNDQFVPLTEYNDLDSFNKAEEGIFYQQDYMPCKEFGYFTGQLQPALRVKMPAVDIHDNKFELMIENFSYGSEVEQHAIIDSAMASPRSAAILTDRLTSKSITITWTNPTNLADKNIMADIEVNGIVHTNIDGNTFTFHELEPNTRYRFRIRNKFGNKVSDWSEYFGTHTKRDQMDYAISNVTVSSTGESEEDLPVENLTDLKLASEWLSKDQITKDSPLDLTFNFNHIYKLSRMVYVPRSRDRIGHVLRVQVAISKDGENFSDFSKEINWPNDAKNKVIGLRDVVAKSIKLRILATSDNLASGKEVLFFMAKE
- a CDS encoding YibE/F family protein; the encoded protein is MTTLTALLLILLVLMIIVGGKTGFKSYLSVVINACLLILVALLISWGVNIVLVGAIFIPLKLLTIIYLGTHDYTVAKNAFLTALCVSLIVMLIIILFENLAQTQGFGDQAGEELIGLSLNVGISFSQIAILVAIFSMLGAIAEASVAMSAGLLELKRHDPSITQKQLIRSGNEVGADVLGTAMNTILFGLFGSFLPIFIWYIRLNYSLFEILNDKLFVDEFLIIVYSFIGVLLTVPLTTIFLAHTLTNKENKK
- a CDS encoding YibE/F family protein; the encoded protein is MKKNAKIWLSLAVLFVGIFFTLITYFSTAFASKPIAVITDRQITDTLVDKTKDNYENKDEVRQQNLHLKILSGKYKGKTFLVTNTYSPSQAVSQKYRPHQRVIVSFIKGKPKLVEPKRDWVVVLSMFLTISVIVLITGKQASLLLISMILNSIIFYFVIKSDVKENGTRIFLIYSIAAILFTFISLVIVQGFNQKMLVTLTATLLGVFVSFGIFYLVMRVTHERGIDYEAVDYATQDPRALFLSQTILGVLGAVMDEATDIVSSLYALAKHKSELTFKELFISGRTLGQEIMGPLINVLVLIFMAEALPMTILYLRDNNTLVYTFKYTLSLGVIQSLSSAIGIVLTVIFATLSSAVFLKNKKAEVVEK
- a CDS encoding GntR family transcriptional regulator; translated protein: MKKPLYQQVISDLEKKIKTEMKPNDRLPSERQLLKEYGVSRNTIRLALNDLEERGIIYRLHGKGTFVSTIYLDQTNLGSMYSFSEQMSEAGHKPTTQNRTLELVTPEEDVANQLNLKTGEKAYKLVRLRLADGVPLMYGETYLPEKIFPDLKMSDLEENLYTVMKQKYNEQSILAFEDVQAVNLDEKDSKILGVKPGDASLKIFRRAINDKNVPIEFTISLARGDRFIYRSRQYNHLV
- a CDS encoding transcriptional regulator; this encodes MASDHNFEELEAPAKTAEELHISVATLRKYSLIVEKVTGNKDYYERTKQKSRLYSAKDIEDLKAFRTLSKNADLTLQEAARQIFAVSDKKTEEVKKAAKMQKSVATNTATVDADQVVKLLTMLQNTIASQNKAIEDLQKQVARVEAQNRKLIDRSHQLAEPESEDSKEKANNKDQEAAKEITEEQKSEQEAHEEILKKARENEEKRRKQQVEENIHRTLAQMQIRPKKKHHWWDRFFK
- a CDS encoding alpha/beta hydrolase — translated: MKIENLTLTNFNGREFNVTYYSLQDNPQLLLKKRPLMLVFPGGSFDHLSLREGEPVALAYAAHGFDAAIVSYNLTTDPGRIYPDAALSGLTAVAYFRKNSEKLGLAKDRIMTIGFSAGGHVVSSMNVMAESQKWQSEYHFEHDKVSPNATILGYPLINIKDIGFPLPSYAKEKMPSAKDLLDTAVGVTPQTPPTFIFQAVDDPVVLIDNTIEYITALRKNRVRFEAHLFNKGGHGFSLATPELATKERKADAHLAHWFELSLEWLKDRKIYVWFHVKQKHI
- a CDS encoding D-alanine--D-alanine ligase family protein, whose amino-acid sequence is MTDKIKVGLIFGGNSSEYEVSIMSAHNIYEEIDTNKFDVYPMWITNDGYLADDADSRKVLDNPKMEVANPHKVANISNIIELKDRPEIDVFFPIVHGNLGEDGCLQGLFRVLDKPFVGDDVLAAAVTMDKEMTKILAQRAGVPVAKWIAVKRFEYNDPDNEKLDYEYVASQLGSDLFVKPSNQGSSVGVSHVTNEKEYKIALAEAFKYDDKVLVEETVHGTEVETAVLGNDKPIVAGVGQIINAKDSFYTYENKYDDDSTSTLEIPAKLPEGIVETVRKNALKVFQATECSGLARIDSMLRSEDNEVVLTEVNALPGFTNISMYPKLFEEIGIPYTDLITKLIDYAMERYDHKKTLLHKHD